In the genome of bacterium, one region contains:
- a CDS encoding RidA family protein has product MERKAIFPPGRPGPNPPFSPGIRLGNLLFTAGQVGADVNGKVPADIDGQTRNTFENLKAVLAAGGSGLDKVLKATVYLTDINDFAAMNAVYRSYFTGDLPARTTVAVAALARPELHIEIEMVAYVPA; this is encoded by the coding sequence ATGGAGCGGAAGGCGATCTTTCCCCCCGGGCGGCCGGGTCCCAATCCCCCATTCTCTCCCGGGATTCGACTGGGCAACCTGCTCTTCACGGCGGGCCAAGTGGGGGCCGATGTGAACGGGAAGGTCCCCGCGGACATCGACGGGCAGACCCGCAACACGTTCGAGAACCTCAAAGCGGTTCTCGCCGCCGGTGGCTCGGGGCTCGACAAGGTGCTCAAGGCGACCGTCTACCTGACGGACATCAACGACTTCGCGGCGATGAACGCCGTGTACCGCTCGTACTTTACAGGAGACCTTCCCGCCCGCACCACCGTCGCGGTGGCCGCGCTGGCCAGGCCCGAACTGCACATCGAGATCGAGATGGTTGCGTACGTACCCGCCTGA
- a CDS encoding Xaa-Pro peptidase family protein yields the protein MVSTWQQVQGEVRRRQALAAVAASPESVRHLAGVHFASQVMIRRRFAFVVIPATGNPVLLVQAVLEETARSKGGIPEVVTYVTGPVEALAGLLKRRDIHQGTLLVELDFLPAADAQQLTSLLPEAGVEDAGDLFQSSRQVRLPAESRQHRRYSRAAERAIQIAFSLAAGGNVTERSVYGRMQDALLTLGEGLIPFLSLASGPERTLEVHAHPTDRMIGPGDLLRVDMVGFFSGVYTDMARTVVIGEATPEQRQLYRKVRTVQKEVIASLRPGMIAEKVYERFRELVKSHGLSFAYRYVGHSTGYGVVEDPVLTPGVTAPLLPGMVLCVEVMDRVPGLGAIHLEDMLLLTERGPEVWTDIMAADELPEMT from the coding sequence ATGGTGAGCACGTGGCAGCAGGTCCAGGGAGAAGTGCGGCGAAGGCAGGCGCTGGCCGCCGTGGCGGCATCGCCGGAGAGTGTTCGGCACTTGGCCGGAGTGCACTTCGCCAGCCAGGTGATGATCCGGCGGCGGTTCGCCTTCGTCGTCATCCCGGCCACCGGAAACCCTGTGCTGCTCGTCCAGGCCGTCCTGGAAGAGACGGCGAGATCCAAAGGCGGCATTCCCGAGGTCGTCACCTACGTGACCGGGCCTGTGGAGGCTCTGGCCGGTCTGCTGAAACGCCGGGACATCCATCAGGGCACACTGCTCGTGGAGCTGGATTTTCTGCCCGCGGCCGATGCCCAACAACTCACGTCGCTGCTGCCCGAAGCGGGCGTTGAGGATGCCGGAGACCTCTTCCAGTCGAGCCGGCAGGTTCGGCTTCCCGCTGAAAGCCGACAGCACCGCCGGTACAGCCGGGCGGCCGAACGAGCCATTCAGATTGCGTTTTCGCTCGCGGCAGGGGGAAACGTCACCGAGCGGAGCGTGTACGGGCGCATGCAGGATGCCCTGTTGACCCTTGGCGAGGGGCTCATCCCGTTTCTCTCGCTTGCATCAGGACCGGAGCGCACGCTGGAAGTGCATGCGCACCCTACCGACCGCATGATCGGGCCGGGTGATTTGTTAAGGGTGGACATGGTCGGGTTCTTTTCCGGCGTGTACACCGACATGGCGCGGACGGTGGTGATCGGCGAAGCGACACCCGAGCAGCGGCAGCTCTATCGAAAGGTGCGCACGGTCCAAAAAGAGGTGATCGCATCCCTGCGCCCGGGCATGATCGCCGAAAAGGTGTACGAGCGGTTCCGGGAACTCGTGAAGTCGCACGGGCTCTCCTTCGCCTACCGCTACGTCGGGCACAGCACCGGCTACGGTGTCGTGGAGGATCCGGTGCTGACACCCGGGGTCACTGCTCCGCTGCTGCCCGGCATGGTCCTGTGCGTCGAGGTGATGGACCGGGTCCCGGGACTCGGCGCGATCCATTTGGAAGATATGCTGCTGCTCACGGAGCGTGGCCCCGAGGTATGGACCGACATCATGGCCGCGGACGAGCTGCCGGAAATGACATGA
- a CDS encoding succinylglutamate desuccinylase/aspartoacylase family protein — MAESFEIGTANVPRGTMGRGYIESAYLRDGSRVRIPLMVVHGAEPGPVLWVGSTVHGDEIPGCEVIRRLVRERLDPKKLRGTVVAAPVQHPVAYMTSSRFTFHDGVNINRVFPGNPSGTLTERIAHDLFANGVAAADVVLDIHSNAIGAVSFNIVRTGGSGAAWDAQWDLAEAFGITIAVGQIGQTGLSGMLQDAALAAGKPALTIELSGGYVWEEPSVRAGVTGVLNVMRFVKMIDGPREPQTEVQVIPGRLTNRHYLTCQRGGLVRPLKPLGAAVKRHDSVAVLYDVFGDEVEAILSPIDGWVVTYPVTGNRTAVSGDSIAFVFGT, encoded by the coding sequence ATGGCCGAGTCTTTCGAGATCGGGACCGCCAACGTGCCGCGGGGGACAATGGGAAGGGGGTACATCGAGAGTGCCTACCTGCGCGATGGTTCGCGGGTTCGCATTCCCTTGATGGTCGTCCACGGCGCCGAGCCGGGGCCGGTCCTTTGGGTGGGCTCGACGGTGCACGGCGATGAGATTCCAGGGTGTGAGGTCATCCGGCGCCTCGTCCGGGAGCGATTGGATCCCAAAAAACTGCGGGGGACGGTCGTGGCGGCACCGGTGCAGCATCCCGTCGCCTACATGACCTCGTCTCGGTTCACCTTCCACGACGGCGTCAACATCAACCGGGTGTTCCCCGGCAATCCCAGCGGGACGCTGACGGAACGAATTGCCCACGATCTCTTCGCCAACGGGGTGGCCGCTGCGGATGTGGTGCTGGACATCCACTCCAACGCGATCGGCGCGGTGAGTTTCAATATTGTCCGCACCGGTGGCTCGGGAGCGGCCTGGGACGCGCAATGGGACCTCGCCGAGGCATTTGGCATCACCATCGCCGTTGGGCAGATCGGCCAGACCGGTCTCAGCGGGATGTTGCAGGATGCCGCGCTGGCCGCCGGGAAGCCCGCGCTGACGATCGAACTGTCCGGCGGCTACGTGTGGGAGGAGCCTTCGGTTCGCGCCGGGGTGACCGGGGTCTTGAATGTCATGAGGTTCGTCAAGATGATCGACGGCCCGAGAGAGCCTCAGACCGAGGTGCAGGTGATTCCCGGGCGGCTGACCAATCGCCACTACCTCACCTGCCAGCGGGGAGGCCTCGTCCGCCCGCTCAAGCCGCTGGGCGCCGCGGTCAAGCGCCACGACTCGGTGGCCGTGCTGTACGACGTTTTTGGTGATGAGGTGGAAGCGATCCTGAGTCCGATTGATGGATGGGTGGTGACCTATCCGGTCACAGGGAACCGCACGGCGGTGAGCGGCGACAGCATCGCGTTTGTCTTCGGGACCTGA
- a CDS encoding response regulator transcription factor has translation MTAEAVRKTDKIRVLLADDHEIVREGVKRILTAEPDLEVVGEAEDGQQAVALAKTLKPDVAVLDISMPTLNGIEATKQIKAALPNVHTIALTMYGDDSYVFQLLQAGASGYVLKRAAATDLVQAIRAASRGETFLYPAVATAVVADYLKRLETGEGRETYDGLTDREKEILTKVAESATNQEIAQSLFISVKTVQTHRAHIMEKLNLHDRTMLVRYAIRKGLIDP, from the coding sequence ATGACCGCTGAGGCCGTGAGGAAGACGGACAAGATCCGCGTGCTGCTCGCCGACGACCACGAAATCGTCCGTGAGGGTGTGAAGCGAATTCTGACGGCCGAGCCCGATCTTGAGGTCGTGGGAGAAGCAGAGGACGGCCAACAAGCCGTGGCGCTGGCGAAGACGCTGAAACCCGACGTGGCGGTCCTCGACATCAGCATGCCGACGCTCAACGGGATCGAGGCGACCAAGCAGATCAAGGCCGCGCTCCCTAACGTCCACACCATCGCGCTGACGATGTACGGGGACGACTCCTACGTCTTCCAGCTGCTGCAGGCCGGCGCTTCCGGCTACGTCCTGAAACGGGCGGCGGCCACCGACCTCGTTCAGGCCATTCGGGCCGCCAGCCGCGGGGAGACCTTTCTCTATCCGGCCGTGGCCACGGCGGTCGTGGCGGACTATCTGAAGCGGCTGGAAACAGGCGAAGGGCGGGAGACCTACGACGGTCTCACCGATCGGGAAAAGGAGATCCTCACCAAGGTCGCAGAGAGCGCCACGAACCAGGAGATCGCCCAGAGCCTCTTCATCAGCGTGAAAACCGTCCAGACCCACCGGGCGCACATCATGGAGAAGCTGAACCTCCATGACCGCACCATGCTGGTCAGGTACGCCATCCGGAAGGGCCTGATCGACCCGTAG
- a CDS encoding ABC transporter permease — MNLRAVSERPGERPRRRWGEALVVPGLIGPAVVFILALLVTALLILLVNSAFHFTGTQVQPILTFEAYRRFFGDPFYANVVWQEIRLAVITTAICLVIGYPTAYAITKIRNPGWVIVAYILIFSPLLTSGIVRAYGWLIILSRGGLVNWALQSLHLATAPVRLIFNVTGVTIALVHVLLPFTVFPILSVLLRMDPALREAAADLGANRVRTFLRITWPLSFPGLYAGAQLTFVLAMNAYVTPQLLGGGRVQVLPLLIYENISDLNWPLAAVEAIALIGLVWMIILASNLLFRQSVAIAEGRS, encoded by the coding sequence GTGAACCTCCGGGCCGTTTCAGAGCGGCCGGGAGAGCGTCCCCGGCGGCGCTGGGGGGAGGCGCTTGTGGTGCCCGGGCTGATCGGCCCGGCGGTCGTCTTTATTCTGGCGCTCCTGGTTACCGCCCTGCTGATCCTCCTGGTCAACAGCGCGTTTCACTTTACGGGGACCCAGGTTCAACCCATTCTCACCTTTGAGGCCTATCGCCGGTTCTTCGGGGATCCGTTCTACGCGAATGTCGTCTGGCAGGAGATTCGGCTTGCGGTCATCACCACGGCCATCTGCCTGGTGATCGGGTATCCGACGGCATACGCCATCACCAAGATCCGCAACCCGGGGTGGGTCATCGTCGCCTACATCCTCATCTTCTCGCCGCTCTTGACCAGCGGCATCGTCCGCGCGTATGGCTGGCTGATTATTCTCTCCCGTGGTGGCCTCGTGAACTGGGCGCTCCAGAGCCTGCATCTCGCGACAGCCCCGGTTCGGTTGATTTTCAACGTTACCGGGGTGACCATCGCGCTCGTGCACGTTCTCCTGCCGTTCACCGTGTTCCCGATCCTCAGCGTCTTGCTGCGGATGGATCCGGCCCTGCGGGAGGCAGCGGCGGACCTGGGCGCCAACCGTGTCCGGACCTTTCTCCGAATCACGTGGCCGCTCTCGTTTCCTGGGCTGTACGCGGGGGCCCAGTTGACGTTTGTCCTGGCGATGAATGCGTATGTCACCCCCCAGCTCTTGGGCGGGGGCCGTGTCCAGGTGCTTCCTCTCCTTATTTATGAGAACATCTCGGATCTGAACTGGCCGCTGGCCGCGGTGGAGGCGATTGCCCTCATCGGGCTCGTCTGGATGATTATCCTGGCCTCAAACCTCCTCTTTCGACAATCTGTCGCGATCGCCGAAGGACGGAGCTGA
- a CDS encoding LLM class flavin-dependent oxidoreductase, with product MPGLRFGMWLPTYAWADARPEHVRRLTQSIAKCEEHGLDIWVIDHLLAAPGLYGVAWLEPLNALAFAAALTRNVRLATGILVLPIRHPVVLAKEISTLCHLSGGRFVFGIGPGWHAQEFEVTGSRIEERGRRTDEILEAVTLLLSQPQASFQGRYYRFQDVTIDPRPAALPEIWVSGGSRVPDPHEHDVPFISKTVLARIVKYGNWFSRCSGTQEWVKRDWTQIQAHARASGKDPAGITFGHCNFIHLVETNDHARALAESRGAFLRVMGTHRSYEHLQECYMIGSLDHINGRIADLAAAGLKYLVLGPVTDDPRQIDLLAKHVMPQFA from the coding sequence ATGCCCGGGCTCAGATTCGGTATGTGGCTTCCGACGTACGCGTGGGCGGATGCACGTCCTGAGCACGTTCGGCGCCTGACGCAGAGCATCGCGAAGTGCGAGGAGCACGGTCTGGACATCTGGGTCATTGATCACCTCCTCGCCGCCCCGGGACTCTATGGGGTTGCCTGGCTCGAACCCCTGAACGCCCTGGCTTTCGCCGCAGCGCTGACGCGGAACGTGCGACTGGCGACAGGCATTCTGGTGCTCCCGATCCGTCATCCCGTCGTCCTCGCCAAGGAGATCTCCACCCTCTGCCACCTGTCCGGGGGGCGGTTTGTCTTCGGCATCGGCCCTGGCTGGCACGCCCAAGAATTCGAAGTCACCGGGTCTCGGATCGAGGAGCGGGGCCGCCGCACGGACGAGATCCTGGAGGCCGTGACCCTGCTCCTGAGCCAGCCCCAAGCCAGTTTCCAGGGACGGTACTACCGGTTTCAGGACGTGACTATTGATCCCCGGCCGGCGGCGCTTCCCGAGATCTGGGTTTCGGGAGGTTCCCGAGTCCCCGACCCGCACGAGCACGACGTGCCGTTCATTTCCAAGACGGTTCTCGCGCGAATCGTGAAATACGGCAACTGGTTCTCCCGCTGCTCCGGAACTCAGGAGTGGGTGAAGCGCGATTGGACGCAGATCCAAGCCCACGCCCGAGCGTCGGGAAAAGACCCGGCGGGGATCACGTTCGGGCACTGCAACTTTATTCACCTGGTGGAGACGAACGATCACGCCCGCGCGCTTGCGGAGTCGCGGGGGGCGTTTCTCCGGGTCATGGGGACACACCGGTCCTACGAGCATTTGCAGGAGTGCTACATGATCGGGAGCCTCGACCACATCAATGGCCGGATCGCCGATCTCGCGGCCGCCGGCCTCAAGTACCTCGTGCTCGGTCCGGTGACGGATGATCCCCGGCAGATCGACCTCCTGGCAAAACATGTGATGCCTCAATTTGCCTAA
- a CDS encoding VOC family protein, translating into MMPNDNRAEFRKIDHIGVVVESLAEAHHWLGEIFGLPVLRRIENPVGKIRGVFYACGDIAIEVLEIGDPELRRQRLGTGTRARIEHIAVEVDKLHAALAALSPLGVRTTLPEPRRSADTLSMWTIAETTGGISYQLMEKGRAPDTGGSSSGSSP; encoded by the coding sequence ATGATGCCAAACGACAATCGCGCGGAATTTCGAAAGATCGATCACATCGGCGTCGTGGTGGAGAGCCTCGCCGAAGCGCACCACTGGCTCGGGGAAATCTTCGGGCTTCCCGTCCTCCGGAGGATAGAGAATCCCGTCGGGAAGATTCGGGGCGTCTTCTACGCATGCGGTGACATTGCCATCGAAGTGCTTGAGATCGGGGATCCAGAGCTCCGGCGCCAGCGGCTGGGGACCGGCACCCGGGCGCGCATCGAGCACATCGCCGTCGAGGTGGACAAGCTTCACGCGGCGCTGGCCGCTCTCAGCCCCTTGGGCGTGCGGACGACCTTGCCGGAGCCTCGGCGTAGCGCCGACACCCTGAGCATGTGGACCATCGCAGAGACCACGGGCGGCATTTCATATCAACTGATGGAAAAGGGACGGGCCCCCGACACGGGCGGGTCATCTTCCGGATCCTCCCCGTGA
- a CDS encoding cupin domain-containing protein codes for MMPKAEQEFVRPDHIPWLPVTESATAGAGGPGITQKILSEDRDTGEVTRLLKFEPGVETKGTLAHDFWEEVWILEGELIDLGKAQTFAAGMYACRPPAMRHGPYRTPRGCVTLEFRYFKK; via the coding sequence ATGATGCCGAAAGCCGAACAGGAATTTGTGAGGCCTGATCACATACCCTGGCTCCCGGTGACCGAATCGGCCACCGCGGGGGCGGGGGGACCCGGGATTACCCAGAAGATTCTCAGCGAGGACCGAGACACCGGAGAGGTGACTCGGCTGCTCAAGTTTGAACCCGGCGTCGAGACGAAGGGAACTCTCGCGCACGACTTCTGGGAAGAGGTGTGGATTCTGGAGGGGGAGCTCATCGACCTCGGCAAGGCCCAAACCTTTGCGGCCGGCATGTATGCGTGCAGACCCCCGGCGATGCGCCACGGCCCGTACCGCACGCCCCGGGGGTGCGTCACGTTGGAATTCCGATACTTCAAAAAATAG
- a CDS encoding LLM class flavin-dependent oxidoreductase, with protein sequence MSVKLGMFTMPFHHPSRDYGTILEEDREAIIWADTLDFAEVFVGEHFTSWSERISSPLMFLSTLIDRTQKICFGTGVINLPQTHPLVAAAQTAMFDHLCRGRFIMGIGSGGLGSDMEVFDLPQAEARSQMLLESIDMVQKLWTQDPPYEIPGRFWHLSLKDNIWPEYKVGWGPRPYQVPHPPIALSLVTPNSPSAKIAGERGWIPISGNFFNQRYLRGHWERYAEGCEQAGRRPDPSVWRVARCVLVTETNAQAEDYLADSTNALSYYYSFFKYTLSTVRKALFMIKPTPDMPDEEATVDVIKHAQVMAGTPDRVLDQLVALRDDIGHFGTLLITGHDWDQPMLWRRSMELLAKEVMPRFQGHADATPRA encoded by the coding sequence GTGAGCGTCAAGCTCGGTATGTTCACGATGCCATTCCATCACCCGAGTCGAGATTATGGCACCATTCTTGAGGAAGATCGCGAGGCCATAATCTGGGCCGACACACTTGATTTCGCGGAGGTCTTCGTCGGCGAGCATTTCACCTCGTGGAGCGAGCGGATCAGCTCGCCTCTGATGTTCCTGTCGACCTTGATCGACCGCACGCAGAAAATTTGCTTCGGCACGGGTGTCATCAATCTTCCGCAGACACATCCCCTCGTCGCCGCCGCACAGACCGCCATGTTCGATCACCTTTGCCGCGGGCGTTTCATCATGGGCATCGGTTCGGGGGGCTTGGGGAGCGACATGGAAGTGTTTGACCTCCCTCAGGCCGAAGCGCGCTCCCAGATGTTGCTCGAATCGATCGACATGGTGCAGAAGTTGTGGACCCAGGATCCCCCCTATGAAATCCCCGGGCGGTTCTGGCATCTCTCGCTCAAGGACAACATCTGGCCGGAATACAAAGTTGGATGGGGCCCGCGGCCGTACCAAGTTCCACACCCGCCGATCGCGCTGTCGCTCGTGACGCCCAACTCCCCCAGCGCCAAAATCGCCGGGGAGCGCGGGTGGATCCCGATCTCCGGCAACTTTTTCAATCAGCGGTATCTTCGAGGCCATTGGGAGCGATACGCAGAGGGCTGCGAGCAGGCGGGACGGCGCCCCGATCCGAGTGTCTGGCGGGTGGCTCGGTGCGTCCTCGTCACCGAGACGAACGCGCAGGCTGAGGACTATCTTGCCGACTCAACCAACGCACTGTCATACTACTACAGCTTCTTCAAGTACACTCTCAGTACCGTACGCAAGGCGCTGTTCATGATCAAGCCGACTCCCGATATGCCGGACGAAGAAGCGACAGTCGATGTGATCAAACACGCTCAAGTCATGGCGGGGACCCCCGACCGCGTGCTCGATCAATTGGTTGCGCTCCGCGATGACATCGGCCACTTCGGCACACTGCTGATCACCGGGCACGATTGGGATCAACCGATGCTTTGGCGGCGGTCGATGGAGCTTTTGGCAAAGGAAGTCATGCCGCGGTTCCAGGGACACGCGGATGCAACCCCACGGGCTTGA
- a CDS encoding ABC transporter permease: MSDRRDALTVGLWCFLGMVGVYMLAPLALVIIDSVNPSTYGMFPFTGVTLHWYVNALFQVPEFRSGLSNSLVVAFGAVVLSVILGTLAAYGLVRYRFTTRELTQSFLLLPLIVPAIVFGAALFLLYIRIGLYGTLSGLILGHALLGLPFVVSIVAASLQTSGRDYEEAAMDLGANPVLTFFKVTIPSIRPGLIVSALFAFVTSFDQVEVSLFLTRPRNNTLPIAMFNYEQNYQDPTLAAISAVLIGFTVVLVLIAVSLLKTQDYRKLIQRR; encoded by the coding sequence ATGTCCGACCGCCGCGACGCCCTAACGGTGGGGCTCTGGTGCTTCCTGGGCATGGTGGGCGTGTACATGCTCGCTCCACTCGCCCTGGTGATCATCGACTCCGTCAACCCCTCGACGTATGGGATGTTCCCCTTTACGGGGGTCACCCTGCATTGGTACGTGAATGCGCTGTTCCAGGTACCCGAGTTCAGGAGCGGGCTCAGCAATTCGCTGGTGGTGGCGTTCGGCGCCGTCGTCTTATCCGTGATCCTGGGGACGTTGGCCGCGTACGGGCTCGTGCGGTACCGATTCACTACCCGGGAGCTCACCCAGTCCTTCCTGCTGCTCCCGCTGATCGTGCCGGCGATCGTGTTCGGGGCGGCGTTGTTCCTCTTGTACATTCGGATCGGGCTCTACGGGACGCTCTCCGGCTTGATCCTGGGGCACGCGCTTTTGGGACTGCCGTTTGTCGTCTCGATCGTCGCCGCCAGCCTTCAGACGTCGGGGCGGGACTACGAAGAAGCCGCGATGGATCTCGGCGCCAACCCAGTGCTCACCTTCTTCAAGGTGACGATTCCATCCATCCGCCCGGGCCTCATCGTCAGCGCGTTATTCGCCTTTGTGACGTCCTTTGATCAGGTCGAGGTCTCCCTGTTTCTCACCCGCCCGCGGAATAACACCCTGCCGATCGCCATGTTCAACTACGAGCAAAACTACCAGGACCCAACATTGGCGGCGATCTCTGCCGTGCTGATTGGGTTCACGGTGGTGCTCGTGCTCATCGCGGTCTCACTCCTCAAGACCCAAGATTATCGGAAGCTGATTCAGAGACGGTAA
- a CDS encoding GNAT family N-acetyltransferase — MGDEPASYPGHRATDVVLRDGSTVHVRPIRPEDEERLLAFLRSLSEASRVFRFFSPTKDPALIDMAHRETRIDYRHRFALVATTGPGNRIVGHALFAAMGDADAEVAFAVANDYQGRGLGTILLGHLAEIAASLGIHQFTAFVMQGNTAMLGVFRESGFPVVVKFESGEYTVAFPTSLTEEALARFDRREQIAATGALAAFFRPRGVAVVGASRRRGTIGGEVFHNLLSYEFAGPVYPVNPAAAVVQSVLAYPTIEAVPGPVDLAIVAVPAADVVEIAEQCARKGVRALVVISAGFAELGAEGRARQEELLRICRASGMRLIGPNCMGITNTDPAVRLNATFAPHTPPAGRVGFSSQSGALGLAIIDYANSLGLGVSTFVSVGNKADISGNDLINYWETDPQTDLILLYLESFGNPRKFSRIARRVGRAKPIVVVKSGRSPAGSRATSSHTGALLAASDVTVDALFRQAGVIRTDTLEELFDVASLLAHQPPPKGRRVGIITNGGGPGILCADACEAEGMEIPLLTDGTQARLRAALATQAAVGNPVDMIASATAEQYRQAIQIAAEDPNVDALIVIFVPPLVTRSEDVARAIVEGARAVGGGKPILTVFMSTRGVPEALRAADVRIPSYAFPESAAIALARVARHGEWRTRPPEPPPRFEGLKRTEAFAIVTRALGRDDRWLTPEETHALLSCYGLPAAAQRAVLTPDEVGRAAEDLGGEVALKAIHPNILHKTDAGAVQLHLRGAEAARAAAKEMADRLAASGTPPAGFLVQAMAPKGVEMIVGVVHDPQFGPIVACGAGGILVELLRDVSIRLTPLSAPDASEMIRDLRTYPLLTGFRGQPKAKIAALEDALLRVGVMVEDLPQIAELDCNPIIVHPLGAVVVDARIRVAPVEPPSVLARRWVEGSSVLPPGGPRTDQHG; from the coding sequence ATGGGTGACGAGCCCGCCTCGTATCCCGGACATCGAGCCACCGACGTCGTCCTGCGCGACGGATCCACCGTCCACGTCCGGCCGATCCGGCCTGAAGACGAGGAGCGGCTCTTGGCCTTTCTCCGATCGCTCTCCGAGGCTTCGCGGGTGTTCCGGTTCTTCTCCCCGACCAAAGATCCCGCGCTGATCGACATGGCCCACCGCGAGACCCGGATCGACTACCGGCACCGGTTCGCGCTCGTCGCCACGACGGGCCCGGGGAACCGCATCGTCGGCCATGCCCTGTTCGCCGCGATGGGCGACGCCGACGCCGAGGTCGCATTCGCCGTCGCCAACGACTACCAAGGACGCGGACTCGGCACCATCCTGCTGGGGCACCTCGCGGAGATCGCCGCGTCGCTGGGCATCCATCAGTTCACCGCGTTCGTCATGCAGGGCAATACGGCGATGCTGGGAGTGTTTCGCGAATCGGGCTTTCCCGTCGTCGTGAAATTCGAATCGGGGGAATACACCGTCGCCTTTCCCACTTCACTGACGGAAGAGGCGTTGGCGCGCTTCGACCGGCGGGAGCAGATCGCGGCCACGGGAGCACTCGCCGCGTTCTTCCGGCCTCGAGGCGTCGCGGTGGTGGGCGCATCGCGTCGACGAGGCACGATCGGGGGGGAGGTGTTCCACAACCTCCTGAGCTACGAGTTTGCCGGGCCAGTCTACCCGGTCAACCCCGCGGCCGCCGTCGTCCAGAGCGTCCTGGCCTACCCGACGATTGAGGCCGTTCCCGGACCGGTCGACCTCGCCATCGTCGCCGTCCCCGCCGCGGACGTGGTCGAGATCGCGGAACAGTGCGCCCGCAAAGGGGTGCGGGCGCTGGTGGTGATCTCCGCCGGCTTCGCCGAACTCGGCGCGGAGGGGCGGGCGCGACAGGAAGAGCTCCTCCGCATCTGCCGGGCGTCCGGGATGCGCCTGATCGGCCCGAATTGCATGGGCATCACGAACACGGATCCCGCCGTGCGCCTAAACGCCACCTTCGCTCCCCACACCCCGCCGGCCGGGCGGGTGGGATTCTCATCCCAGAGCGGTGCCTTGGGGCTCGCGATCATCGACTACGCGAACTCTCTGGGGCTCGGGGTCTCGACCTTCGTCTCGGTCGGCAATAAAGCCGATATCTCCGGAAACGATCTGATCAACTATTGGGAGACGGACCCGCAGACCGATCTCATCCTGCTCTACCTGGAATCGTTCGGGAATCCGAGGAAGTTCTCGCGAATCGCCCGCCGGGTCGGGAGGGCCAAACCGATCGTCGTCGTCAAGAGCGGCCGCTCGCCGGCCGGCAGCCGGGCGACCTCCTCCCACACCGGGGCCCTGCTGGCCGCCTCCGACGTCACGGTGGACGCGCTGTTTCGTCAGGCCGGCGTGATCCGCACGGATACCCTTGAGGAATTGTTCGACGTGGCCTCGCTCCTCGCCCACCAGCCGCCGCCGAAAGGACGCCGGGTCGGCATCATCACCAACGGCGGCGGCCCGGGGATCCTCTGCGCGGATGCGTGCGAAGCGGAGGGGATGGAGATCCCCCTCCTCACCGACGGGACCCAGGCCCGCCTGCGCGCGGCGCTCGCCACGCAGGCCGCGGTTGGCAATCCGGTCGACATGATCGCCTCCGCGACCGCGGAACAGTACCGTCAGGCGATCCAGATCGCGGCAGAGGACCCGAATGTCGACGCGCTCATCGTCATCTTCGTCCCGCCTCTCGTGACGCGATCCGAGGACGTCGCCCGCGCGATCGTCGAGGGGGCCCGGGCTGTGGGCGGCGGCAAGCCCATCCTCACGGTCTTCATGTCGACGCGAGGGGTGCCCGAGGCCCTGAGGGCGGCAGACGTCCGGATCCCATCCTACGCGTTTCCCGAATCCGCGGCGATCGCCCTCGCCCGTGTGGCCCGACACGGCGAGTGGAGAACGCGGCCGCCGGAACCTCCACCCCGCTTCGAAGGGTTGAAGCGGACCGAAGCGTTCGCCATCGTGACCCGGGCGCTCGGCCGGGACGATCGATGGCTGACCCCCGAGGAGACACACGCCCTCCTCTCCTGCTACGGACTACCCGCGGCCGCCCAACGGGCGGTGCTGACGCCGGACGAGGTGGGTCGGGCGGCGGAGGACCTGGGGGGGGAGGTCGCCCTGAAGGCGATCCACCCCAACATCCTGCACAAGACCGATGCCGGAGCGGTCCAGTTGCATCTGCGCGGGGCGGAGGCGGCCCGGGCGGCGGCCAAGGAAATGGCGGACCGCCTCGCGGCCAGCGGGACCCCGCCGGCGGGATTCCTGGTCCAGGCGATGGCGCCCAAGGGCGTCGAGATGATCGTGGGGGTCGTGCACGACCCCCAGTTTGGCCCCATCGTCGCCTGCGGCGCCGGCGGCATCCTCGTGGAACTGCTCCGCGATGTCTCCATTCGGCTCACCCCCTTATCGGCGCCGGATGCGTCGGAGATGATCCGCGACCTGAGGACATACCCGCTGCTGACCGGCTTTCGCGGCCAGCCCAAGGCCAAGATCGCCGCGCTGGAGGACGCGCTGCTGCGGGTCGGCGTGATGGTCGAGGACCTTCCTCAGATCGCCGAACTCGACTGCAATCCCATCATCGTCCACCCGCTCGGCGCCGTCGTGGTCGACGCCCGGATACGCGTCGCGCCCGTTGAGCCGCCGTCGGTGCTGGCAAGACGTTGGGTGGAGGGATCATCCGTGCTCCCGCCGGGGGGGCCCCGGACGGATCAGCATGGATGA